In Raphanus sativus cultivar WK10039 unplaced genomic scaffold, ASM80110v3 Scaffold3418, whole genome shotgun sequence, the genomic window TCATAGCTGTATGCTTACCAGGACAAGTTCTTGGGCCGGCATTAAACGGAAAGAACTTGTAGGACGGTTCATGTCTCAACCTTCCTGCCTCTGAAACCCATCTCTCTGGCTTAAACTTCAATGCGTCTTGTCCCCATATAGCTTTCATCCTCCCCATCGCGTAAAGAAAGAACATGACTGTAGAGTTTGCATCGACTCTATGTCCACTTGGAAGCACGTCTGGTTTTATAGAAGTCTTTCGTTGGAATTGAGCTGGTGGGTAGAGTCTCATTGCTTCATACAACGTCGCATGTAAGTACACGAGCTTGTCCAAGTACTCTAGGCCACATCCGGTTCTTGGTAGATTCTTGTTGATTTCTTCTCGAATTATGGTCGTCACGTGAGGATTTTCAGATAAAAGCCAAAAGAACCAAGACAAAGCTGAGGCGATAGTGTCTCTTCCCGCCACGATGAAACCCGCGAAAACATCTCTTAGGAACTTATCATCAATCGGATCCAAGAGCTCGTACTTGGTTGTATCTAGTTTTATGAAGAAAGTTAAAACATCCTCATGCTGACTAATCCCTTGTTGTTGTAACTCATCTCTCTTAGCTAATATGTATTTTGCACAAACACGATCAATTAATGCTTCAGCTTCGACCATCTTATGCTCTGGTCCGAACCCTATCCATTTTTGCAGCTTCCAAAAGAATCTTGGTGTAAGATGCCTATACACAACGGCTTCTCCAACATCGTCGAATGCTTTAACGAA contains:
- the LOC130506576 gene encoding alkane hydroxylase MAH1-like isoform X1, coding for MASIGLFEACLIFCCFLIGYYFLNKKAFQSSLWNWPIFGMSPGLLARIQRIDESVEVLGNSNMTFPFKGPWFSGSDLLVTVDPANIHHIMSSNFSNYIKGAEFQEIFEFFGDGIINSDAERASKLKKCYQALLHHQGFQRLSTNATTSKLSDVLLPLFDHFAEEGTVVDLQDVFRRFTFDTTLVTITGSDPKTLSIEMREDEFVKAFDDVGEAVVYRHLTPRFFWKLQKWIGFGPEHKMVEAEALIDRVCAKYILAKRDELQQQGISQHEDVLTFFIKLDTTKYELLDPIDDKFLRDVFAGFIVAGRDTIASALSWFFWLLSENPHVTTIIREEINKNLPRTGCGLEYLDKLVYLHATLYEAMRLYPPAQFQRKTSIKPDVLPSGHRVDANSTVMFFLYAMGRMKAIWGQDALKFKPERWVSEAGRLRHEPSYKFFPFNAGPRTCPGKHTAMTDLKIIVVQILQNYDIEVVKGQKIEPLPLLFLQMKHGLKVTVKKR
- the LOC130506576 gene encoding alkane hydroxylase MAH1-like isoform X2, with translation MASIGLFEACLIFCCFLIGYYFLNKKAFQSSLWNWPIFGMSPGLLARIQRIDESVEVLGNSNMTFPFKGPWFSGSDLLVTVDPANIHHIMSSNFSNYIKGAEFQEIFEFFGDGIINSDAERASKLKKCYQALLHHQGFQKEGTVVDLQDVFRRFTFDTTLVTITGSDPKTLSIEMREDEFVKAFDDVGEAVVYRHLTPRFFWKLQKWIGFGPEHKMVEAEALIDRVCAKYILAKRDELQQQGISQHEDVLTFFIKLDTTKYELLDPIDDKFLRDVFAGFIVAGRDTIASALSWFFWLLSENPHVTTIIREEINKNLPRTGCGLEYLDKLVYLHATLYEAMRLYPPAQFQRKTSIKPDVLPSGHRVDANSTVMFFLYAMGRMKAIWGQDALKFKPERWVSEAGRLRHEPSYKFFPFNAGPRTCPGKHTAMTDLKIIVVQILQNYDIEVVKGQKIEPLPLLFLQMKHGLKVTVKKR